Proteins from one Loktanella sp. M215 genomic window:
- a CDS encoding glutamine synthetase family protein has translation MQQDPLTMFCYTDLAGQVRGKGFPSSQLEKRLTGGIGWTPNNLMFTALGTIAPGAWGSHGDVMLMPDPATGVAVDYGDGTPAERFYLCDVQNTDGTVWDCCPRTLLRDAVADLLAQTGIVLKVTFEHEFIYSGANARAADNYALDAIRRHGVFGETYLGALRTAGVEVDSYLAEFAPGQFEVTVPPSEALVACDTAMTVREMARATAFRLGHSVSFSPRVQPDGLGSGVHIHFSLWDTDGTPLSHDPDRPFGISERAGQFLSGIVRHMPALCAFTAPSPVSYLRLVSHSWTGVWSNVGFRDREAGLRICPTFGASPEAVARQFNFEFRAADATANPYLQLAVIIRAGLSGINDALPPPQPTMDEDPETMSSDARAARQIVRLPSSVDAAFAALKDDPVVQGFLPQRLLDAYIANKQAEFEISRAWAPDELCRRYAEIY, from the coding sequence ATGCAACAAGATCCACTGACGATGTTCTGCTACACCGACCTTGCGGGCCAGGTGCGCGGCAAGGGCTTTCCATCGTCGCAACTTGAAAAGCGTCTCACAGGGGGCATCGGCTGGACACCGAACAACCTGATGTTCACGGCGCTGGGGACGATTGCGCCGGGGGCCTGGGGATCGCACGGCGACGTGATGCTGATGCCCGACCCTGCCACCGGGGTCGCGGTCGATTACGGCGATGGCACACCCGCCGAACGGTTCTATCTGTGCGACGTACAGAACACGGACGGGACGGTGTGGGACTGTTGCCCGCGCACGCTGTTGCGGGACGCTGTGGCAGATCTGTTGGCGCAGACCGGCATCGTCCTGAAAGTCACATTCGAACACGAGTTCATTTACAGCGGTGCCAATGCGCGCGCGGCGGACAACTACGCATTGGACGCCATCCGCCGCCACGGCGTTTTCGGCGAAACCTACCTTGGCGCGCTGCGCACCGCCGGGGTCGAAGTCGACAGCTACCTCGCGGAATTTGCACCCGGCCAATTCGAGGTGACGGTGCCCCCGTCGGAGGCCCTGGTCGCCTGCGACACTGCCATGACCGTGCGCGAAATGGCGCGGGCCACGGCTTTTCGGCTGGGCCACAGTGTCAGCTTTTCGCCGCGGGTGCAGCCCGATGGTCTGGGGAGCGGTGTGCACATCCATTTCAGTCTGTGGGATACGGACGGCACACCCCTCAGCCATGATCCGGACCGCCCGTTCGGGATCAGCGAAAGGGCAGGGCAATTTCTGTCCGGAATTGTGCGGCACATGCCGGCGCTATGCGCCTTCACTGCGCCGTCACCGGTATCCTATCTGCGGCTGGTGTCGCACTCTTGGACCGGGGTGTGGTCGAATGTCGGGTTTCGCGACCGAGAGGCGGGGCTGCGGATCTGTCCGACCTTCGGGGCGTCACCCGAGGCCGTGGCGCGACAGTTCAACTTTGAATTCCGTGCAGCCGATGCCACGGCGAACCCCTATCTGCAGCTGGCCGTCATCATTCGTGCCGGCCTTTCCGGGATCAACGACGCGCTGCCGCCGCCGCAGCCGACGATGGACGAAGATCCCGAAACCATGTCGTCAGACGCGCGTGCAGCACGCCAGATCGTCAGGCTGCCATCCTCCGTGGACGCGGCCTTTGCGGCGCTGAAGGATGATCCGGTCGTGCAGGGTTTCCTGCCGCAGCGCCTGCTGGACGCCTACATTGCCAACAAGCAGGCCGAGTTCGAGATCAGCCGCGCGTGGGCGCCCGACGAGCTCTGCAGACGTTACGCCGAAATCTACTGA
- a CDS encoding MurR/RpiR family transcriptional regulator, which translates to MTAPDKNASATDRPALSLQDRVRRELGLFTEAERRVAQALLGEYPMAGLETVARFARRANTSGPTILRFTSRLGFENYADFQEALRAEIQVRLQGPLSRYAVRGVEDGPVAPRDGIAQAMVQNIDMAERDLRQHLPWIVARLSDLDRKVFCIGGRFSWMVASYLHHYLRELRPGVRLIRDSSAAWADYLLDVGPGDTVVVFDFRRYQRDVLDFAKGAAGQKASIILVTDIWYSPIAAFADIVVPCPVSIPSAFDSGVTGLAMAEIITAGVVDALGARSKDRIATLENLRKPFNLGS; encoded by the coding sequence ATGACCGCCCCCGACAAGAACGCCAGTGCAACTGATCGTCCGGCCCTGTCGCTGCAGGACAGGGTCAGACGAGAGCTGGGATTGTTCACGGAGGCCGAACGCCGGGTGGCACAGGCGCTTTTGGGCGAATATCCGATGGCCGGACTTGAAACGGTTGCCCGCTTTGCGCGTCGCGCAAACACCAGCGGACCGACAATATTGCGGTTCACCAGCCGGCTTGGCTTTGAAAACTATGCCGATTTTCAGGAAGCCTTGCGCGCCGAAATTCAGGTCAGGCTTCAGGGGCCATTGTCGCGCTATGCGGTCAGGGGCGTCGAAGACGGGCCCGTCGCCCCGCGCGATGGCATCGCACAGGCCATGGTTCAGAATATCGACATGGCAGAGCGGGATCTGCGTCAGCACCTGCCATGGATCGTGGCGCGGTTGTCCGACCTCGACCGCAAGGTGTTTTGTATCGGCGGCCGGTTCAGCTGGATGGTCGCCTCCTACCTTCATCATTACCTGCGGGAATTGCGGCCTGGTGTGCGGTTGATCCGCGACAGCAGCGCGGCCTGGGCGGATTATCTGCTGGACGTCGGGCCGGGCGACACCGTCGTGGTCTTCGATTTCAGGCGCTACCAGCGCGACGTGCTGGACTTTGCAAAAGGCGCGGCCGGTCAGAAGGCGTCGATCATCCTTGTCACGGATATCTGGTATTCTCCAATCGCCGCTTTCGCCGATATCGTCGTGCCCTGTCCCGTCAGCATCCCCAGCGCCTTTGACAGCGGTGTCACCGGTCTGGCCATGGCGGAAATCATCACGGCGGGCGTCGTGGACGCCCTTGGGGCGCGATCAAAGGACCGGATCGCCACACTCGAAAACCTGCGCAAACCATTCAACCTCGGGTCCTGA
- a CDS encoding N-formylglutamate amidohydrolase, translating to MNTKTTLLSMTDPQAFGVENPDGASPILFVSDHAGRAIPQHLGTLGLGEDELSRHIGYDIGIYGVTRELARTLDATYIFQPYSRLVIDCNRKPRKPQSVPEISDGTVVPGNVGLTVDQIGAREHEILRPYQDRIKAELEHRRAADRPFVLFAMHSCTDRPRSDPRPRPWDISVIANSDWRIGNALVDVLKSDTTLCVGINEPYVVNMEMDYTIPVHAEANQIPYVEIEIRQDLIGDDSGQRQWARLLADLFPKAVDLSGVLTS from the coding sequence GTGAACACCAAGACGACGCTTTTGAGCATGACCGACCCGCAGGCGTTCGGTGTCGAAAACCCAGACGGTGCCAGCCCCATCCTGTTCGTGTCGGACCACGCCGGACGGGCGATTCCGCAGCATCTGGGCACGCTCGGATTGGGCGAAGACGAACTGTCGCGACATATTGGCTATGACATCGGGATCTATGGTGTGACACGCGAATTGGCCCGCACGCTCGATGCGACCTATATCTTTCAGCCCTATTCGCGGCTTGTCATCGATTGCAATCGCAAGCCACGAAAGCCGCAGTCGGTCCCTGAAATCAGTGACGGAACCGTTGTACCGGGCAATGTCGGCCTGACGGTGGACCAGATCGGCGCACGCGAGCACGAAATCCTGCGGCCCTATCAGGACCGTATCAAAGCGGAACTGGAGCATCGGCGGGCCGCAGATCGACCGTTCGTGCTGTTCGCGATGCACAGTTGCACCGATCGCCCTCGCAGCGATCCGCGCCCCCGGCCTTGGGACATCAGCGTCATCGCAAACAGTGACTGGCGGATCGGGAACGCGCTGGTTGACGTGCTGAAATCCGACACGACGCTCTGTGTCGGCATCAACGAACCTTACGTCGTGAACATGGAAATGGATTACACCATTCCCGTCCATGCCGAGGCCAATCAGATTCCCTACGTCGAGATCGAGATCCGGCAGGACCTGATCGGCGATGACAGCGGGCAGCGGCAGTGGGCCCGTTTGCTGGCTGACCTGTTTCCCAAAGCGGTCGATCTGTCCGGGGTTCTGACGTCATGA
- a CDS encoding ABC transporter substrate-binding protein: MSFNWKSKVAAFAASMAIAVASPAVAQEPINIAALYNVSSGGLASLDGPSLNGVKLKAKMINDAGGLLDGRMIELTAIDTKDDTREAATAAQRAVAIPGLTAGIGHSDTTFALASAALFQTAGIPFVTSGATSPDLPAMVGDEMFLVPFGDDVQAHAMAEYAYETLGLRNVAVWTDNAMDYTTGLSKYFVERFTALGGTVAVEDVYMTADQDFSALVARLQATTGVDGVFASSGPDTAGIIVKQIREAGISLPIMAGDGFDTDLLTSVPGPMLSTNVYFTTHAYVGLETGPAETFRKAYEAEYGMPPENAFAALGYDAMGLIADAITRAGSSDPKAVTEALAATAGYADAVTGTIAYVAGSRVPSKPVAIMHVVDGVVSLDTTVTPQS, translated from the coding sequence ATGTCTTTCAACTGGAAGTCTAAAGTTGCGGCGTTTGCTGCAAGCATGGCCATCGCTGTGGCATCGCCCGCAGTCGCCCAAGAGCCGATCAATATCGCAGCCCTGTATAACGTCAGCAGTGGCGGCCTTGCGTCGCTTGACGGGCCATCGCTGAACGGGGTCAAGCTGAAGGCGAAGATGATCAACGATGCGGGCGGATTGCTGGACGGCCGCATGATCGAACTGACGGCCATCGACACCAAGGACGACACCCGTGAAGCGGCGACCGCCGCACAGCGCGCCGTCGCCATCCCCGGTCTGACTGCCGGGATCGGTCACAGCGACACCACCTTCGCGCTGGCCTCTGCGGCGCTGTTCCAGACCGCCGGTATCCCCTTCGTCACCTCCGGTGCCACCTCTCCGGACTTGCCTGCGATGGTCGGCGACGAGATGTTTCTGGTCCCCTTCGGCGACGACGTGCAGGCCCATGCGATGGCCGAATATGCCTATGAAACGCTGGGCCTGCGCAACGTCGCTGTCTGGACGGACAACGCGATGGACTACACGACCGGCCTGTCGAAATACTTTGTAGAGCGGTTCACCGCACTGGGGGGCACGGTCGCGGTTGAAGATGTTTACATGACCGCCGATCAGGACTTCTCGGCACTCGTCGCACGTCTGCAGGCGACGACGGGCGTCGATGGCGTGTTCGCATCCTCTGGGCCGGATACGGCAGGGATCATCGTGAAGCAGATCCGAGAGGCCGGGATTTCCTTGCCGATCATGGCCGGGGATGGCTTTGACACCGATCTTTTGACGTCCGTTCCCGGACCGATGCTGTCGACCAACGTGTACTTCACGACCCACGCCTATGTCGGACTTGAAACCGGACCGGCAGAGACCTTCCGCAAAGCCTATGAGGCGGAATATGGGATGCCCCCTGAAAATGCATTCGCGGCCCTTGGCTATGACGCGATGGGGCTGATCGCGGATGCCATCACGCGGGCCGGATCGTCCGATCCGAAAGCCGTGACAGAGGCACTGGCCGCCACCGCTGGCTATGCCGATGCCGTCACGGGCACGATTGCCTATGTCGCCGGCAGCCGTGTGCCCAGCAAACCTGTCGCGATCATGCATGTGGTTGATGGCGTCGTGTCGCTTGATACGACTGTCACACCGCAAAGCTGA
- a CDS encoding branched-chain amino acid ABC transporter permease, producing MTGGTKIGVAVLTLVVASALIYGAIHAFDPYTVSIIGFVGVNIILAVSLNITNGYIGLFSLGHPAFMTIGGYLSAILVMAPERKAVMLKSLPDLLVTQHWPFLPALLAGGLLSAATAVIVGFPVLRLRGHYLAVATLGLIFIVQSFAVNLSGITRGALGLSGLSALTNLWWVYLFVALTIYVCWQLKHSSLGRTMLAIRENELAASCLGINVARTRVLAFALGAFFAGIGGGLWVHLVTLISPNSFTFLMAFQLVVMVVLGGTGSITGAAIVAVILTISTEFLRPFEEVAGLFGASQMIVAVVVLLVLIFRPTGLFGTAEPDLFAWTRKFTRRPDPSHGSQP from the coding sequence ATGACCGGCGGGACCAAAATCGGGGTGGCGGTGCTGACGCTGGTGGTGGCATCGGCGCTGATCTATGGCGCGATCCATGCCTTCGATCCCTACACCGTGTCGATTATCGGCTTTGTCGGCGTGAATATCATTCTGGCCGTCAGCCTGAACATCACAAATGGCTATATCGGTCTGTTCTCGCTGGGTCATCCTGCGTTCATGACCATCGGTGGCTACCTGTCTGCGATCCTCGTCATGGCGCCAGAGCGCAAGGCCGTGATGCTCAAATCGCTGCCCGATTTGCTCGTGACACAGCATTGGCCGTTCCTGCCTGCCCTTCTGGCGGGTGGGTTGCTGTCGGCGGCCACTGCGGTTATCGTTGGCTTTCCGGTGTTGCGGCTGCGTGGCCACTATCTGGCGGTCGCGACGCTGGGGCTGATTTTCATCGTGCAAAGCTTTGCGGTGAACCTTTCGGGGATTACGCGGGGCGCCCTTGGATTGAGCGGTCTGTCCGCGCTGACCAATTTGTGGTGGGTTTATCTGTTCGTGGCCCTGACCATCTATGTCTGCTGGCAGCTCAAGCATTCGTCGCTGGGACGCACCATGCTGGCGATCCGCGAAAACGAACTGGCGGCGTCTTGCCTCGGGATCAACGTGGCACGCACGCGGGTTCTGGCCTTTGCGCTGGGGGCGTTCTTTGCGGGGATCGGCGGCGGGCTTTGGGTGCATCTGGTGACGCTGATCAGTCCCAATTCATTCACCTTCCTGATGGCGTTCCAGCTGGTCGTGATGGTCGTTTTGGGGGGCACCGGCAGCATCACCGGTGCGGCCATTGTGGCCGTGATCCTGACGATCTCGACCGAGTTTTTGCGACCATTCGAAGAAGTGGCGGGCCTGTTTGGTGCAAGCCAGATGATCGTGGCCGTCGTCGTCCTGCTGGTTCTGATCTTTCGCCCCACCGGCCTGTTCGGCACGGCAGAGCCTGACCTGTTTGCCTGGACCCGAAAGTTTACGAGGCGCCCAGACCCGAGCCATGGGTCACAACCCTGA
- a CDS encoding branched-chain amino acid ABC transporter permease: protein MGSAYILSQIVNGVILGSMYALIAIGFTMIYGIVRLINFAHGDIFTMGAFTTLASLALIGLPFPVALVVVVLTGALFGVVIERIAFRPMRGAPQVTGFIASLAVAIILENLLVMTISAQPRVFLVPEYLNRLVATGVITIRVIDLAIVALAIVLMIALVFFVQFTKVGIAMRATAENYDVARLMGINIDRMIMLAFAIGSGLAAVSGLMWGSKYGQISPFMGLLPGLKAFVAAVIGGVGSIPGAVVGGYVLGLSEVLFVGLLPPEYSGYRNAFVFGALIVVLLVMPNGLLGRNTETRA, encoded by the coding sequence ATGGGATCGGCTTATATCCTCTCTCAGATCGTGAACGGCGTGATCCTGGGCAGCATGTATGCGCTGATCGCAATCGGTTTCACGATGATCTACGGCATCGTGCGCCTGATCAATTTCGCCCATGGCGATATCTTCACGATGGGCGCATTCACGACGCTGGCGAGTCTGGCGTTGATCGGGCTGCCGTTTCCGGTGGCACTGGTCGTTGTTGTCCTGACCGGGGCCTTGTTCGGTGTGGTGATCGAACGGATCGCATTCCGGCCGATGCGCGGTGCGCCGCAGGTCACCGGCTTTATCGCGTCGCTGGCGGTGGCGATCATTCTGGAAAACCTTCTGGTAATGACGATTTCGGCCCAGCCGCGCGTCTTTCTGGTGCCGGAATATCTGAACCGGCTGGTAGCGACCGGGGTCATCACGATCCGGGTGATCGACCTTGCGATCGTTGCGCTCGCCATCGTCTTGATGATCGCTCTCGTCTTTTTCGTGCAGTTCACGAAGGTGGGCATCGCGATGCGTGCCACGGCGGAAAACTATGACGTGGCGCGCCTGATGGGGATCAACATCGACCGGATGATCATGCTGGCCTTTGCCATTGGCAGCGGTCTTGCGGCCGTCAGCGGTTTGATGTGGGGCAGTAAATACGGGCAGATCAGCCCGTTCATGGGGCTTTTGCCCGGGTTGAAGGCCTTCGTGGCCGCCGTGATCGGTGGGGTCGGGTCCATACCGGGTGCGGTTGTCGGTGGCTACGTTCTGGGCCTGTCAGAGGTCCTGTTCGTGGGCCTGCTGCCGCCAGAATATTCGGGATACCGCAACGCCTTTGTGTTCGGGGCGCTCATCGTGGTTTTGCTGGTCATGCCCAACGGCCTGCTGGGCCGCAACACCGAAACGCGCGCATGA
- a CDS encoding ABC transporter ATP-binding protein: protein MLRIEDVHVRRGGTHALRGISMTVNAGEIVALIGANGAGKTTTLATISGLLRPESGTLSYAPRADAAPIDIGRMRAEQIVQAGISHCPEGRQVFAALSVTENLRIGAYLRQDRAAIDADIADLQTQFPILRTRANVPGDRLSGGEQMMLVIGRALISRPKLLLLDEPSLGLAPQLVEQIFDILERLRREGMTILLVEQNAAMALDIADRAYVLEAGQIVLEGTGRDLAGNADVQRAYLGAA from the coding sequence ATGCTGCGGATTGAGGACGTCCATGTCCGCCGTGGCGGCACGCACGCGTTGCGCGGGATCAGCATGACCGTCAACGCGGGAGAGATCGTGGCATTAATTGGCGCGAACGGTGCAGGCAAGACGACAACGCTGGCGACAATTTCGGGGCTGCTTCGGCCTGAATCGGGCACCCTGAGCTATGCGCCTCGTGCGGACGCTGCGCCCATCGACATCGGGCGGATGCGCGCCGAACAGATCGTGCAGGCCGGGATATCCCATTGCCCGGAAGGGCGGCAGGTGTTTGCAGCCCTTTCTGTGACCGAAAACCTGCGGATCGGGGCCTATCTGCGCCAGGACCGGGCGGCCATCGATGCTGATATCGCCGACCTTCAGACCCAGTTTCCGATCCTGCGCACCCGCGCCAACGTGCCCGGGGACCGGTTGTCAGGGGGCGAGCAGATGATGCTGGTCATCGGGCGTGCGCTGATCAGCCGCCCCAAGCTGCTGCTGCTGGACGAGCCGTCGCTGGGTCTGGCGCCGCAACTGGTCGAACAGATCTTCGACATCCTGGAACGGCTGCGGCGGGAGGGCATGACGATCCTTCTGGTGGAACAGAACGCCGCCATGGCGCTGGATATCGCCGACCGCGCCTATGTGCTGGAGGCGGGACAGATTGTGCTGGAAGGCACCGGCCGCGATCTAGCCGGGAACGCGGACGTGCAGCGCGCTTATCTGGGGGCTGCGTGA
- a CDS encoding ABC transporter ATP-binding protein, with amino-acid sequence MDASTEPLLTVGGLTKTFGGVRALDGFGFSINEGELVGLIGPNGSGKTTAFNLLTGVLKPTSGNIRFRGKDVAGKSPAHNAHLGMARTFQNIRLFRDLPVLDNVMVGLHMRHGAGFLSTILRSSAARSSEVDIRGRALKMLEVLGLRRRAHEMVSNVSYGEQRKVEFARALVSEPALLLLDEPTAGMNPQETIDLGQTIRRLHGELGITTLLVEHDMKMVMGICDRIVVLHQGRLLAEGTPAEVQRDPRVIEAYLGRRRKDAHAAD; translated from the coding sequence ATGGACGCGTCGACAGAACCACTTTTGACCGTCGGGGGGCTGACCAAGACCTTTGGTGGCGTCCGCGCACTTGATGGTTTCGGTTTCTCGATCAACGAAGGGGAACTGGTGGGGCTGATTGGTCCGAACGGGTCAGGTAAGACGACGGCGTTCAACCTTTTGACGGGCGTGCTGAAACCGACATCCGGCAACATCCGCTTTCGGGGCAAGGACGTCGCGGGCAAGTCGCCTGCGCACAACGCGCATCTGGGCATGGCGCGGACATTCCAGAATATCCGGCTGTTTCGCGATCTCCCGGTCCTCGATAATGTAATGGTCGGTCTGCACATGCGCCATGGCGCGGGCTTTCTGTCGACAATCCTTCGGTCGTCCGCCGCCCGGTCATCGGAGGTCGACATCCGCGGCCGTGCATTGAAAATGCTGGAGGTCCTCGGCCTGCGGCGGCGCGCACATGAAATGGTCAGCAACGTGTCGTATGGCGAGCAGCGCAAGGTGGAATTTGCCCGCGCTTTGGTCAGCGAGCCTGCGTTGCTGCTGCTGGACGAACCGACGGCCGGCATGAACCCGCAAGAAACCATCGATCTGGGGCAAACGATCCGCCGCCTGCATGGCGAATTGGGCATAACGACCCTGCTGGTCGAACATGACATGAAGATGGTCATGGGGATCTGCGACCGCATCGTGGTCCTTCATCAGGGCAGGCTGCTGGCCGAAGGCACCCCTGCCGAAGTCCAGCGCGATCCGCGCGTAATCGAAGCATATTTGGGTCGCCGCAGAAAGGATGCCCATGCTGCGGATTGA
- a CDS encoding isochorismatase family cysteine hydrolase → MPDALTRDITIAPRHAALVFIDVQNYAAHPDGSEFKGLGPAEKSKYDYYFERLESVALPNMQRLQQAARGAGLEVIYAVIENLTANGRDRSLDYKISGINVEKGSWDAQVCAAIAPGDDEIILRKNSSNVFISTNIDYLLRSLGIKQVILCGVVTDQCVESAVRDACDLGYLVTLVPDASATYTAERQEASVKAIKGYCRQISTEALVAELKANR, encoded by the coding sequence ATGCCTGACGCTCTGACCCGTGACATCACCATCGCACCCCGACATGCAGCACTCGTTTTCATCGATGTCCAGAACTACGCGGCCCACCCCGATGGCAGCGAATTCAAAGGACTGGGTCCCGCCGAAAAGTCGAAATATGACTATTACTTTGAAAGACTTGAGAGCGTCGCACTGCCGAACATGCAACGTTTGCAGCAGGCGGCCCGCGGCGCCGGTTTGGAAGTCATCTACGCCGTGATCGAGAACCTGACCGCCAATGGAAGAGACCGCAGCCTCGACTACAAGATTTCGGGGATCAACGTCGAAAAAGGGTCTTGGGATGCCCAGGTGTGCGCGGCGATCGCACCCGGAGACGACGAAATCATCCTTCGGAAAAACTCATCCAATGTCTTCATATCGACCAACATTGATTATTTATTGCGCAGTCTGGGGATAAAGCAGGTGATCCTTTGCGGAGTGGTAACAGACCAATGTGTCGAGTCGGCCGTGCGAGATGCCTGCGATCTGGGGTATCTTGTCACACTCGTTCCTGACGCAAGCGCCACATACACAGCAGAACGGCAAGAGGCATCGGTGAAGGCCATAAAGGGCTATTGCCGGCAGATCAGCACCGAAGCGCTTGTTGCTGAACTCAAGGCAAACCGATGA
- a CDS encoding NAD-dependent epimerase/dehydratase family protein codes for MTPRQLGPVLVTGANGFLGAALMARLRGTGHQVIASDIEAGDAPCDITDFAQVEALFRGQTFGTVFHCGAVSGPMVLADQPLAIWQINALGTAHVLEAARLHDAGRVVVCSTTNVYGDLAAPVDERTRPAPNSVYAASKLAAENAVLGYVREHGTDAIALRLSWIYGPGRRTPTELENILRAALTGQPAVFSAAPDDFTHYLYIQDAVDGLICAGCAAAPRDWLYNIATGPGVPVKHLASIITDLRPDVRLALSAPQKTATGPTAIDIGRAKRDLGFSVNTELGVGLESYLEFLVKDS; via the coding sequence ATGACCCCGCGCCAGCTTGGCCCTGTGCTTGTGACCGGTGCAAATGGCTTTCTGGGCGCGGCACTGATGGCCCGCCTGCGGGGAACCGGCCATCAGGTCATTGCGTCAGATATCGAAGCTGGCGACGCACCGTGCGACATCACAGACTTTGCGCAGGTCGAGGCACTCTTTCGAGGCCAGACGTTCGGGACCGTCTTTCACTGTGGCGCAGTGTCCGGGCCGATGGTGCTTGCCGATCAGCCTCTGGCAATCTGGCAGATCAACGCGCTCGGCACGGCCCATGTGCTGGAGGCGGCACGCCTTCATGACGCGGGGCGGGTCGTGGTCTGTTCGACCACGAATGTCTACGGCGACCTCGCCGCGCCGGTCGATGAAAGGACGCGGCCGGCGCCAAATTCTGTCTATGCGGCCAGCAAGCTTGCGGCCGAGAATGCTGTTCTGGGCTATGTGCGCGAACATGGCACCGACGCCATTGCCTTGCGCCTGTCGTGGATTTACGGCCCCGGACGTCGAACCCCGACAGAGCTGGAGAATATCCTGCGCGCCGCCCTCACCGGGCAACCCGCCGTCTTCAGTGCGGCACCGGACGATTTCACCCATTATCTTTATATTCAGGACGCCGTCGACGGGCTGATCTGTGCTGGCTGCGCTGCCGCACCAAGAGATTGGCTTTACAATATCGCAACCGGACCCGGCGTGCCCGTCAAACACCTTGCCAGCATCATCACCGACCTTCGGCCCGACGTCCGACTGGCCCTATCAGCCCCGCAAAAGACCGCCACAGGTCCGACTGCGATCGACATCGGACGTGCAAAGCGGGATCTCGGTTTTTCTGTAAACACAGAACTCGGCGTCGGTCTTGAAAGCTACCTTGAGTTTCTCGTGAAAGACAGTTGA
- a CDS encoding NADH:flavin oxidoreductase/NADH oxidase → MSQPALFTPLKLRHLELANRIVVAPMCQYSAKDGCMNDWHLMHLGNLAQSGAGLLTIEASAVSPEGRITYGDVGLYDDATEAAMARVLDHIRHYSQMPVAIQLSHAGRKASCDVPWQGGTPLPVNHVNGWQTQAPSAVPYDDRSSTPTALDPAGLVQMRDAFAAAATRAGRLGFDAVQIHVAHGYLLHQFLSPLSNHRDDQYGGSLENRARFPLEVFDAVRAAFTADRPVTLRISATDWVDGGFTLEEAVAFSRMAEARCVDAIHVSSAGLHPDQKIPVGPGYQVPLARAVKAAVGIPVVAVGLITEPTHAEAIIANGDADMIALARTILYDPRWPWHAAAALGGQVEAANQYLRCQPAQHRNLFKG, encoded by the coding sequence ATGTCGCAGCCCGCCCTTTTCACGCCGCTCAAGCTGCGTCACCTGGAACTTGCCAATCGCATCGTCGTTGCCCCCATGTGTCAGTATTCGGCCAAGGATGGCTGCATGAACGACTGGCATCTGATGCACCTGGGAAATCTTGCGCAATCAGGTGCCGGACTTTTGACGATCGAGGCGTCGGCGGTATCGCCGGAAGGGCGGATCACCTATGGCGACGTCGGTCTGTACGACGATGCAACCGAGGCCGCGATGGCCCGTGTTCTTGATCATATCCGACATTACAGCCAGATGCCGGTTGCGATCCAGCTGAGCCATGCGGGGCGCAAAGCGTCCTGTGATGTGCCCTGGCAGGGCGGCACGCCCCTGCCCGTGAATCATGTCAATGGCTGGCAGACGCAGGCCCCATCGGCCGTGCCTTACGACGATCGTTCATCGACGCCGACCGCACTGGATCCTGCGGGTCTGGTCCAGATGCGCGATGCATTCGCGGCGGCGGCGACGCGCGCGGGCCGGCTGGGTTTTGACGCCGTTCAGATTCACGTCGCTCATGGCTATTTGCTACATCAATTTCTGTCACCACTGTCGAACCACCGCGATGATCAATACGGCGGGTCGCTGGAAAACCGGGCACGCTTTCCGCTGGAGGTGTTTGATGCGGTCCGCGCGGCGTTTACAGCAGACCGCCCTGTCACGCTGCGGATTTCGGCGACCGACTGGGTTGACGGCGGCTTCACCTTGGAAGAGGCCGTCGCATTTTCCCGCATGGCTGAGGCACGTTGTGTCGATGCGATCCATGTCTCGTCCGCCGGTCTGCATCCGGACCAGAAAATTCCCGTTGGACCGGGGTATCAAGTGCCGCTTGCGCGTGCCGTCAAGGCTGCCGTCGGCATCCCGGTTGTGGCTGTGGGGCTGATCACCGAACCCACCCATGCCGAGGCCATCATCGCCAATGGTGACGCCGACATGATCGCACTGGCCCGGACCATTCTTTATGATCCGCGCTGGCCGTGGCATGCAGCCGCCGCCCTTGGTGGGCAAGTGGAGGCCGCAAACCAGTATCTGCGGTGCCAGCCTGCGCAACATCGCAATCTCTTCAAAGGGTGA